One part of the Aspergillus luchuensis IFO 4308 DNA, chromosome 5, nearly complete sequence genome encodes these proteins:
- a CDS encoding uncharacterized protein (COG:S;~EggNog:ENOG410PKVD;~InterPro:IPR013744,IPR029058;~PFAM:PF08538;~TransMembrane:1 (i410-428o);~antiSMASH:Cluster_5.8), protein MYSKFWPKGGLPGILHHFTETLVTFEYTTTTPSLSQPHTLLFVGGLGDGLATTSYMADLARALHSTPWSLFTLNLTSSYQSWGLGHLDRDTDEIAQCIRYIKDYKADKYGSASAASSKIVLMGHSTGSQCVMHYLTRPNPHTTKPPFDKYLEHVERLPLDGAIMQAPVSDREAILWVLENGFGGRSSAECKAVYEKLVNMAKEAEEKRIREGGEFDVILPIELTSFAYPANTPLSARRLLSLVSPDAPGNPGEDDMFSSDLGPEQLQKTFGKVKSGGLLAEKAKLMVLYSGKDQSVPDWVDKEALLRKWRGITNAGCAEGEEIWDDEHTAVIPNASHALSNDDQAEPRRFLVEKVMGHLKTVVNDGTSGESCALSEKQQIHETWNAANQLETGYRYPTQDSTGLRPRRDWVKYGLVATVLLLASPYVYPHYGGN, encoded by the exons ATGTACTCCAAATTCTGGCCCAAGGGCGGCCTTCCGggaatcctccaccacttC ACAGAAACACTCGTAACCTTCGAATATACTACCActaccccctccctctcccaaccTCACACCCTGCTCTTCGTCGGTGGCCTCGGCGATGGCCTCGCCACAACATCCTACATGGCCGACCTAGCCCGTGCCCTCCACTCCACCCCCTGGTCCCTCTTCACCCTGAACCTCACATCCTCCTACCAATCCTGGGGCCTGGGCCATCTGGACCGCGATACCGACGAAATTGCCCAATGTATCCGCTACATCAAAGACTACAAAGCGGATAAATACGGTTCTGCCTCTGCAGCTAGCAGCAAGATCGTATTGATGGGACACTCCACTGGCAGCCAATGCGTCATGCATTACTTAACGCGGCCGAACCCCCATACCACCAAACCGCCCTTTGATAAGTACTTGGAGCATGTGGAACGGTTGCCGCTGGACGGAGCTATCATGCAAGCACCTGTGTCGGATCGCGAGGCGATATTGTGGGTGTTGGAGAATGGGTTTGGAGGCAGATCTTCCGCGGAGTGTAAAGCGGTCTATGAGAAGCTGGTGAACATGGCAaaggaggcagaggagaagagaatcagggagggtggagagTTTGATGTGATTCTGCCGATTGAATTGACTAGCTTCGCCTATCCGGCTAACACACCGTTGTCGGCGAGGCGGCTGTTGAGTTTAGTGAGTCCAGATGCTCCGGGTAATCCTGGGGAGGACGACATGTTCAGTTCGGACTTGGGGCCGGAGCAGTTGCAGAAGACCTTCGGGAAGGTAAAGAGCGGCGGCTTGTTGGCAGAGAAGGCGAAGTTGATGGTGCTATACTCGGGTAAGGATCAGAGTGTTCCTGACTGGGTGGATAAGGAGGCATTGTTGAGGAAGTGGCGGGGGATCACAAACGCTGGATGTGCAGAGGGTGAAGAGATCTGGGATGATGAGCACACTGCCGTCATTCCGAACGCGTCGCATGCCCTCAGTAACGATGATCAGGCAGAGCCAAGACGATTCCTTGTGGAAAAGGTCATGGGACATTTGAAGACAGTGGTTAACGA TGGTACGTCCGGTGAATCTTGTGCTTTGTCGGAGAAACAGCAGATCCACGAGACATGGAATGCTGCCAATCAGCTTGAGACTGGGTATAGATATCCTACGCAGGACTCGACCGGCCTGCGGCCTAGACGGGACTGGGTGAAATATGGCCTGGTGGCAACAGTTCTGTTGCTTGCCTCACCTTATGTCTATCCGCACTACGGGGGCAATTAA
- the sidD gene encoding nonribosomal peptide synthase SidD (COG:I;~EggNog:ENOG410PFB6;~InterPro:IPR000873,IPR020845,IPR009081,IPR006162, IPR036736,IPR020806,IPR010071,IPR042099,IPR023213, IPR001242;~PFAM:PF00501,PF00668,PF00550;~SMCOG1127:condensation domain-containing protein;~antiSMASH:Cluster_5.8;~go_function: GO:0003824 - catalytic activity [Evidence IEA];~go_function: GO:0031177 - phosphopantetheine binding [Evidence IEA]) — protein MGNTHTTSPRGQEDSHNMAGVHTLEAAGLGADTTPSGMKEELLLVSWLIVLLRTREDGQASFEWAYKGDEASPVNRCLSTEVMADLRSSVGQTAAAIARKRTTTPETVPSTSLAVLLSTSALSQTTEEPNEGIIHLEARYNANNLEIKPVWHSEVILPYTLTRHINSLIDTVQLVLSNPDATIEECLRPTASDISDIWSWNHKLPPAYDFGMHEVISEQARKTPDKVAIDSWDGSLTYGVIERYSTYVAMKIQEMGAQPEDFIPVCFEKSRWTIVAVLAVMKAGCTFAMMDPTLPLARLQNMAKQVNARTMICSSMQQDLSREIIQDGGLFVVEEGAFPNVPPLEDTPALPKVPSTTIMYLIFTSGSTGTPKGVKVSHGSYTSSAFPRAKAVGYDENSRVLDFASYAFDVSIDSMLLTLGNNGCLCIPSDEDRLNDINGVIRNMRVNYAGITPSVARILEPDVIASLSGLGLGGEAASARDVTVWGQETRIIIGYGPCECTIGCTVNSSAATGRDYISIGTGNGAAIWIVNPNDHDELMPVGAVGELLVEGPIVGQGYLNDPEKTAAAFIEDPKWLVAGHQGYAGRHGRMYKTGDLGMYDPDGSGGIVFAGRKDTQVKLRGQRVELGEIESQLKARLPSEATVIAEVIVPQGSGGQATLVAFVASQASKGIDSTEVTSVELPEELSKTLSQADAEVKKVLPRYMVPTAYIPVSHVPVLISGKTDRRRLRQFGTTVDLRELDQGAASTAHRELTELEQRLRQAWSQTLKVDAETIRPDDNFFALGGDSLAAMRLASVCRAQGLDLSVANTFGHPTLSAMASKVLICDVETQTEIPPFSLISQPAESACEEAAQVYGFDKAAIEDIYPCTPTQESLFTFSLKSVKAYVAQRLACIPADVDLDAWKHAWEEVVSAIPILRTRLAQLQEPGLQQVVLKDGITWKHSTDLARYLEEDRDEKMNLGENLARYAIIDHPADGKRYMVWTVHHVLYDGWSEPIVLKKVSEVLQRQQPKVEAQMRDFVKYVRDTDEAAMEEFWRRELKGAVGPQFPRLPSRDYLPIPDGMIERHINLETNSGSPFTMATLIRAAWALVASQYTGNDDVVFGETLTGRDIPLAGVESIVGPLIATVPVRIHINRAGTVESYLQAVQQGILSRTPYQHMGMQNIRKVSHDAQHACEAPTGLVVQPEPEYAGSELGFEVGDVVREALHFNPYPLMLGCGIKKGGFRICASFDSSLVEISQMERILAQIEVACSQLSQGLTRRIDEISCLPEAELNQIWHWNQTPPLSLNESSKRLRAEEGIKEGSKYPPAVVPWVCDARNPSLLSPIGCVGELWLEGAILAGETVDSPAWLVSGSSGYSGRTGRVQATGDLVQWREDSSLVFVGRKENVVSVKGHAVNVAEVEAQFTKNLPSTVRAAAAVSQPSSELEPELVVFIEQPTSIQDGLELLPTQQEIRCDADSQSFEATVCASISVSLAVALKKLDKFIHDSLPSYMAPFAYIVVDRVPNHNVLNQLASSIPRDMLVQLRDAFKQALAKAAAQTNLTPSEAILRSAWAAILKLSPEQIDVDDNFFRLGGDSVLAMKLVSSLRAQGHGLTVADIFQRMRLGDAAKALRVNVVSKEEKVQPYHPFSTIGQKDNLESFLSEVIRPKLTNPEWSIRDVLPVTDIQALDVRGTVQAPRTSIQYTMLYFDQDINREQLHRACHELVKAHDILRTVFVGHGSSFLQVVLDDITAPMAIHQTTSTLEDEVNSLCKTHSETAFQLGSSFTQFLHIEHTPTQQSCLILGLSHAQYDGVSLPLLLRDLETLYTSGQIPTPTPFSSYISHTLSPTPQTKALTYWKNLLQGSTPSVLPTQQQQGSKSIFHTAPIPLPFPFNLEGITTATLLTSSWALLLARRLQTQDITFATVTSGRTLSSLPSPDSIVGSCYQLTPTRVQIQPSWQAMDFLRAVQSQAAESAEYDFLGLDKIGNALNWDKSVGSVVHHQDWDDFDEMPFAGGKCKVDILNPDGDAADPMKVVSFVKEGVMHVGVVGWEGEETVVDEVLNELVGVVGELVGGGEVRV, from the exons ATGGGCAACACACACACTACAAGTCCGCGGGGACAAGAAGATTCTCACAATATGGCAGGCGTACATACACTAGAGGCCGCCGGCCTGGGTGCCGATACTACCCCCTCAGGAATGAAGGAAGAGCTTCTCCTTGTTTCGTGGCTCATTGTGCTCTTGCGTACGAGAGAAGATGGCCAGGCATCTTTTGAATGGGCCTACAAGGGCGATGAGGCCAGTCCAGTCAACCGCTGTCTGTCGACAGAGGTAATGGCCGACTTGCGAAGCAGTGTGGGGCagactgctgctgcaattGCTCGCAAGCGCACTACTACCCCCGAGACAGTTCCATCGACGTCACTTGCAGTGCTCCTCAGCACCAGCGCGCTGTCTCAGACCACTGAGGAGCCGAACGAG GGCATCATCCACCTGGAAGCGCGCTATAATGCCAATAATCTCGAAATCAAGCCTGTTTGGCACTCCGAAGTGATTCTCCCCTATACCCTTACCCGCCACATCAACAGCCTCATCGACACGGTGCAACTGGTCCTCTCGAACCCCGATGCCACTATTGAAGAGTGCCTCCGTCCGACCGCCAGCGACATCTCTGACATTTGGTCATGGAACCACAAACTCCCTCCAGCATACGACTTCGGCATGCACGAAGTGATCTCGGAACAAGCCCGCAAAACTCCCGACAAGGTCGCAATTGACTCCTGGGATGGCAGTCTCACCTACGGCGTGATCGAGCGGTATTCGACGTATGTCGCCATGAAGATCCAAGAAATGGGCGCGCAACCGGAAGACTTCATCCCGGTGTGTTTCGAGAAGTCGCGGTGGACTATTGTTGCCGTGTTGGCTGTCATGAAGGCTGGGTGCACGTTTGCGATGATGGACCCTACTCTCCCACTGGCTCGGCTACAAAATATGGCGAAGCAAGTGAATGCACGAACAATGATCTGCTCGTCCATGCAGCAGGACCTGTCGAGAGAGATCATTCAGGATGGAGGGTTGTttgttgtggaggagggtgcGTTCCCGAATGTTCCCCCGCTGGAAGACACCCCAGCTTTACCCAAGGTTCCCTCAACCACCATTATGTACTTGATTTTCACTTCGGGAAGCACGGGAACCCCCAAGGGCGTCAAGGTCTCCCACGGTAGCTACACGAGTAGTGCGTTCCCACGCGCCAAGGCTGTCGGATATGATGAGAATTCAAGGGTCCTTGATTTCGCATCGTACGCGTTCGATGTCAGTATTGACAGCATGCTTCTGACGCTGGGTAACAACGGCTGCCTTTGCATTCCGTCCGACGAGGACCGACTGAACGATATTAACGGCGTTATTCGCAACATGCGTGTCAACTATGCGGGTATTACCCCGTCCGTGGCCCGCATTTTAGAACCGGATGTCATTGCGTCGCTCAGCGGGCTGGGATTGGGAGGTGAGGCTGCGTCAGCCCGTGATGTGACAGTTTGGGGTCAGGAGACGAGGATCATTATTGGATACGGGCCGTGTGAGTGCACGATTGGATGCACGGTGAATAGCAGCGCAGCCACCGGGAGGGACTATATCTCCATTGGAACTGGCAATGGTGCGGCTATCTGGATTGTGAACCCTAATGACCATGATGAGCTGATGCCGGTCGGCGCGGTGGGTGAACTGCTGGTCGAAGGTCCAATTGTCGGCCAGGGCTACCTGAATGATCCCGAGaagacggcggcggcgttTATTGAGGACCCGAAGTGGCTGGTGGCCGGCCATCAGGGCTACGCTGGACGTCACGGAAGGATGTACAAGACTGGAGATCTCGGAATGTATGATCCCGATGGATCTGGAGGTATCGTTTTTGCGGGACGAAAGGATACCCAGGTTAAGCTGCGCGGACAGCGTGTCGAACTGGGAGAGATCGAAAGTCAGCTCAAGGCCAGACTGCCGTCGGAAGCCACAGTCATTGCGGAGGTGATTGTGCCTCAGGGATCCGGCGGCCAGGCGACCCTGGTAGCCTTTGTTGCCTCTCAGGCCAGTAAGGGCATCGACAGCACAGAAGTCACCTCGGTAGAGCTTCCGGAGGAGCTGAGCAAGACACTGTCTCAGGCCGATGCGGAGGTAAAGAAGGTATTGCCCCGGTACATGGTGCCTACAGCATACATTCCCGTCAGTCATGTTCCGGTCTTGATCTCCGGCAAGACGGACCGTCGACGACTGCGTCAGTTTGGCACCACTGTGGACCTGCGCGAGCTGGATCAGGGTGCGGCGAGCACCGCCCATCGAGAGCTCACTGAGCTGGAGCAGCGTCTGCGACAGGCCTGGAGTCAGACCTTGAAGGTTGACGCCGAGACCATCCGGCCAGACGACAACTTCTTTGCCCTGGGTGGTGACTCTTTGGCTGCGATGAGACTAGCATCAGTTTGTCGGGCGCAAGGCCTAGATCTGTCAGTCGCCAACACGTTTGGCCATCCTACTCTGTCTGCTATGGCCAGTAAGGTCCTTATCTGCGATGTCGAGACCCAGACCGAGATTCCGCCGTTCTCGTTGATCTCGCAACCCGCCGAAAGCGCCTGTGAGGAGGCTGCCCAAGTATACGGGTTCGACAAAGCAGCCATCGAGGATATTTATCCCTGTACCCCAACGCAGGAGTCTCTGTTCACCTTCTCGCTCAAGTCAGTCAAGGCGTACGTTGCACAGAGATTGGCCTGCATTCCAGCCGACGTGGATCTCGACGCCTGGAAGCACGCCTGGGAGGAGGTCGTCTCAGCCATTCCAATCCTGCGCACCCGTCTGGCTCAGCTCCAGGAACCCGGCCTGCAGCAGGTCGTCCTCAAGGATGGAATCACTTGGAAGCACTCGACTGATCTAGCCCGGTACCTCGAGGAAGATCGTGATGAGAAGATGAACCTCGGAGAGAATCTTGCTCGCTATGCTATCATCGATCACCCCGCTGATGGCAAGCGATACATGGTCTGGACTGTCCACCATGTTCTTTATGATGGCTGGTCTGAACCCATCGTACTGAAGAAGGTCAGCGAGGTTCTGCAGCGCCAGCAGCCCAAGGTGGAGGCCCAGATGCGGGACTTCGTCAAATATGTGCGTGACACCGACGAAGCCGCTATGGAGGAGTTCTGGCGTCGCGAACTGAAAGGCGCTGTCGGACCTCAGTTCCCGCGTCTGCCTTCGCGAGACTACCTGCCCATCCCAGATGGTATGATCGAACGGCACATCAACCTGGAGACGAATTCTGGGTCTCCTTTCACCATGGCTACCCTTATCCGGGCTGCTTGGGCACTCGTGGCGTCTCAGTACACCGGCAACGATGACGTTGTCTTTGGCGAGACGCTCACTGGTCGAGACATTCCGCTGGCGGGTGTTGAGAGCATTGTCGGTCCCTTGATTGCCACAGTTCCGGTGCGGATCCATATCAACCGCGCTGGCACCGTTGAATCGTACCTCCAGGCCGTGCAGCAAGGTATATTGTCTCGAACCCCGTACCAGCACATGGGTATGCAGAATATTCGTAAGGTCAGCCATGATGCCCAGCATGCCTGTGAAGCACCCACCGGATTAGTTGTGCAGCCGGAGCCCGAATACGCGGGCAGCGAGCTTGGCTTCGAGGTTGGGGACGTGGTGCGCGAAGCCCTTCATTTCAACCCCTACCCGCTCATGCTGGGCTGTGGTATCAAGAAGGGTGGCTTCCGCATCTGCGCCAGCTTTGACAGCAGTCTCGTTGAAATTTCGCAGATGGAGCGCATCCTTGCGCAGATCGAAGTTGCTTGCTCGCAGCTGAGCCAAGGTCTCACCCGGAGGATTGACGAGATCTCCTGTCTCCCAGAGGCTGAATTGAATCAGATCTGGCACTGGAACCAAACACCCCCGCTGTCCTTGAACGAGTCTTCGAAGAGACTTCGCGCCGAAGAGGGCATCAAGGAAGGGTCTAAGTACCCTCCTGCTGTGGTCCCTTGGGTTTGTGATGCACGcaatccatccctcctctcaCCCATTGGCTGCGTTGGCGAGCTCTGGCTGGAAGGAGCTATTCTTGCTGGCGAGACGGTAGACTCCCCTGCATGGCTTGTGTCGGGTAGTTCTGGGTACTCTGGTCGGACTGGACGGGTGCAGGCTACCGGAGACCTGGTCCAGTGGCGCGAGGATAGTAGCCTGGTGTTTGTAGGTCGTAAGGAGAATGTGGTGTCGGTAAAGGGACACGCCGTTAATGTTGCGGAGGTTGAAGCCCAATTCACCAAAAACCTTCCTTCTACTGTTCGTGCCGCTGCGGCCGTGTCCCAGCCATCGTCTGAGCTGGAGCCCGAGTTggtcgtcttcatcgagcAGCCAACTTCCATCCAAGATGGTCTGGAGCTACTGCCTACCCAACAGGAAATCCGCTGCGATGCGGACTCCCAAAGCTTTGAGGCAACTGTCTGTGCCTCGATCTCCGTGAGCCTGGCCGTGGCATTGAAGAAGCTCGACAAGTTTATCCACGACTCACTCCCATCCTACATGGCGCCCTTTGCCTACATTGTGGTGGACCGGGTGCCCAACCATAACGTCCTCAACCAACTCGCCTCCAGCATTCCGCGCGACATGCTCGTTCAACTGAGGGATGCCTTTAAGCAGGCATTGGCCAAGGCCGCCGCGCAGACCAACCTGACACCTTCCGAGGCCATCCTCCGGTCCGCGTGGGCCGCCATCCTCAAGCTCAGCCCCGAACAAATCGACGTTGATGACAACTTCTTCCGCCTAGGCGGTGACTCCGTTCTTGCTATGAAGCTTGTATCCAGCCTGCGTGCCCAAGGACACGGTCTGACCGTGGCCGATATCTTCCAACGCATGCGTCTCGGGGATGCTGCTAAGGCGCTGCGGGTGAATGTTGTAtcaaaggaagagaaggtccAGCCTTACCATCCGTTCTCGACTATTGGCCAGAAAGACAACCTGGAGTCCTTCTTGTCCGAGGTGATCCGTCCCAAGCTGACGAACCCTGAGTGGTCTATTCGCGACGTCCTCCCAGTCACCGACATCCAAGCCCTCGATGTCCGCGGCACTGTTCAGGCACCGCGCACTTCCATCCAATACACCATGTTGTACTTCGACCAGGACATCAACCGCGAGCAATTGCACCGGGCCTGCCACGAGCTCGTCAAGGCGCACGACATCCTGCGCACCGTCTTCGTCGGGCACGGTTCCAGCTTCCTCCAAGTTGTTCTCGATGATATCACAGCCCCCATGGCGATTCACCAGACCACATCCACTCTGGAAGACGAAGTCAACTCGCTCTGTAAGACACACTCCGAGACCGCCTTCCAGCTCGGCTCCTCTTTCACCCAATTCCTTCACATCGAACACACCCCGACCCAGCAATCCTGCCTCATCCTCGGTCTCTCGCACGCCCAATACGACGGCGTCTCTCTACCCTTGCTCCTCCGCGACCTCGAAACCCTCTACACATCCGGCCAAATCCCCACCCCaactcccttctcctcctacATCTCACACACCCTCTCGCCGACTCCTCAGACCAAAGCCCTCACCTACTGGAAGAACCTCCTCCAAGGATCTACCCCCTCCGTTCTTCcaactcaacaacaacaaggctCAAAATCCATTTTCCACACCGCTcccatcccccttcccttccccttcaaccTCGAAGGAATCACAACcgccaccctcctcacctcctcctgggcactcctcctcgcccgccGTCTCCAAACTCAAGACATCACCTTCGCGACCGTCACCTCGGGCCGaaccctctcttccctccccagcccAGATTCTATCGTCGGCTCCTGCTACCAGCTTACGCCCACCCGAGTCCAAATCCAACCCAGCTGGCAGGCAATGGACTTCCTGCGCGCCGTGCAGTCGCAGGCTGCGGAATCTGCTGAGTATGATTTCCTGGGTCTAGACAAGATTGGCAATGCTCTGAACTGGGACAAGAGTGTTGGGTCTGTGGTTCATCACCAGGACTGGGATGATTTCGATGAGATGCCATTTGCGGGAGGCAAGTGCAAGGTTGATATCTTGAATCCGGATGGTGATGCGGCCGATCCGATGAAGGTTGTTTCGTTTGTTAAGGAAGGTGTCATGcatgttggtgttgtaggttgggagggagaggagactgttgtggatgaggtttTGAATGAgttggttggtgttgttggggaattggttggtggtggtgaggtgagGGTTTGA